Proteins from a genomic interval of Salinivibrio kushneri:
- a CDS encoding Wzy polymerase domain-containing protein: MTSALPPSRVIRKPLTAPFLLALAALWLICLPLYSVSLPLVGIRHPAAALSLLTLAFTLGFACLEVVRQHTWRASRLTWMLGLATGLAIIPYYYPHAEALNSGYAMAALILSLGFFSSLQQFVFNHSQRQKLLGVFLLASWLAVLSVLGNQSPPGMAPFMFNNWVPHLPPAVTHTLLLTGLTLAAYILAREPSGRYRHPISQSLLAVTPFIFIPVLAMQGQPLLLLFALCAVVLQQAYLARFASRRQHKAWLVAVCLGAILAVFFLSGQDNWQWLSASEQRALLLAWQQWQTTPFFGVGMGNGKQALLLLSASQPGHLGPVNLPSALLFWLLEGGLLIGLGYVLVIMAIGVRIFRAPSGTRRILIALVLPPLTGLMIYPVSGTQWFNGILLLLWLYWLDNLTSKYRRYPVLTHGYSQRIASRTVITALVIATLVCLSSVYLANRYLRDSLLSSQRFALYQQHPWWQQKLAHAQQSRHFQANLATFSDTERQQHLNQLLRQVAQRPRFAGYQHAYQVALQIGDRQRARDIQQEARYLYPNAAKVWTTRHTLPNHATP; the protein is encoded by the coding sequence ATGACCTCAGCGCTGCCGCCGAGTCGCGTAATAAGAAAGCCGCTAACAGCCCCATTTCTGCTTGCGTTAGCGGCCTTGTGGTTAATCTGTTTGCCCCTCTATTCGGTGTCTCTCCCGTTAGTGGGCATTCGTCACCCTGCGGCAGCGTTATCACTACTGACCTTGGCGTTTACCTTAGGGTTTGCCTGCTTGGAAGTCGTGCGTCAACATACCTGGCGGGCAAGCCGACTAACCTGGATGCTTGGTTTGGCAACGGGCCTGGCGATTATTCCTTATTACTATCCGCACGCAGAGGCACTCAATAGTGGTTATGCTATGGCCGCCTTGATACTGAGCCTCGGTTTCTTCTCCAGCCTTCAGCAGTTTGTTTTTAACCATTCGCAGCGGCAAAAGCTACTCGGGGTATTTTTGCTCGCCTCTTGGCTCGCGGTGCTGTCGGTGTTGGGCAATCAATCACCACCGGGCATGGCACCTTTTATGTTTAACAACTGGGTGCCTCACTTGCCCCCAGCGGTCACGCATACCCTGCTGCTCACGGGGCTGACGTTAGCCGCATACATTCTCGCCAGAGAGCCGAGTGGCCGCTATCGCCACCCTATCAGCCAAAGCTTATTGGCCGTCACCCCCTTCATTTTTATTCCCGTATTAGCGATGCAAGGTCAGCCCCTGCTGCTGCTCTTTGCCTTGTGTGCCGTCGTGTTACAGCAAGCCTATTTGGCTCGCTTTGCCTCCAGGCGCCAGCACAAAGCCTGGCTTGTGGCGGTCTGTCTCGGCGCTATCCTGGCGGTATTTTTCCTCAGTGGTCAAGATAATTGGCAATGGCTGAGCGCCAGCGAGCAACGTGCGTTGTTGTTAGCGTGGCAACAATGGCAGACAACGCCGTTTTTTGGGGTAGGCATGGGGAATGGCAAGCAGGCCTTGCTATTGCTTTCTGCTTCACAACCCGGCCATCTGGGTCCAGTGAACCTGCCCAGTGCACTGCTATTTTGGCTGTTGGAAGGAGGCTTATTGATTGGATTGGGCTATGTGTTGGTGATCATGGCTATCGGCGTCAGGATCTTTCGTGCGCCCTCAGGAACACGGCGGATCTTGATTGCTTTAGTGCTTCCTCCGCTCACAGGACTGATGATCTATCCGGTGAGCGGCACCCAGTGGTTTAATGGGATATTGTTACTCCTTTGGCTATACTGGCTTGATAACCTCACCAGTAAATATCGCCGCTACCCAGTCCTCACTCATGGTTACAGCCAACGTATCGCCAGTCGCACCGTGATCACTGCCCTCGTCATCGCGACACTCGTGTGCCTGTCGTCCGTGTATTTGGCCAATCGTTATTTGCGCGACTCTTTACTCAGCTCACAACGCTTTGCCTTGTATCAGCAGCACCCATGGTGGCAGCAAAAGCTGGCCCACGCACAACAAAGCCGTCACTTTCAGGCTAACTTGGCGACTTTTTCTGACACTGAGCGCCAGCAACATCTTAACCAATTATTGCGTCAAGTGGCGCAAAGACCACGCTTTGCTGGCTACCAGCACGCCTATCAGGTGGCTCTGCAAATCGGTGACCGTCAACGGGCTCGCGATATCCAGCAAGAAGCGCGTTATTTGTATCCAAACGCGGCGAAGGTATGGACAACCCGCCATACCCTCCCAAACCATGCGACGCCCTAG
- the uvrA gene encoding excinuclease ABC subunit UvrA, translating into MDNIDVRGARTHNLKNINLTIPRDKLIVITGLSGSGKSSLAFDTLYAEGQRRYVESLSAYARQFLSLMEKPDVDHIEGLSPAISIEQKSTSHNPRSTVGTITEVYDYLRLLYARVGEPRCPTHDVTLAAQTISQMVDKVLALPEGSKLMLLAPIIKNRKGEHVKTLENLAAQGFIRARINGEVCDLSDPPTLELQKKHTIEVVVDRFKVRDDQQQRLAESFETALELTGGSAVISWMDGEGEEIIFSANFACPHCGYSMQELEPRLFSFNNPAGACGTCDGLGVQQYFDPKRVIQNPAVSLAGGAIRGWDRRNFYYFQMLRSLSEHYGFDLEEPWQDLSGTIQDILLYGSGPKEIEFKYVNDRGDIRVRKHPFEGILNNMERRYRDTESNAVRDELAKYIATKPCASCGGSRLRQEARHVFIDGHNLPEICELSIQQALDFFEQLTLTGQRAKIAEKVMKEIHDRLRFLVNVGLNYLNLSRSADTLSGGEAQRIRLASQIGAGLVGVMYVLDEPSIGLHQRDNARLLDTLEHLRDLGNTVMVVEHDEDAIRAADYIIDIGPGAGAHGGHIVAEGSLEDILASESSLTGQYLSGKQAIEVPAKRIERDPNKMLTLKGATGNNLKNVDLHLPVGLLTCVTGVSGSGKSTLINDTFFKVAHQQLNGATTADPAPYQSIDGLGHFDKVIDIDQSPIGRTPRSNPATYTGIFTPIRELFAGTQEARARGYKVGRFSFNVRGGRCEACQGDGVIKVEMHFLPDVYVPCDVCKGKRYNRETLEVRYKGKTIDEVLEMTVEDAREFFDAVPAIKRKLQTLMDVGLSYIRLGQAATTLSGGEAQRVKLARELSKRDTGKTLYILDEPTTGLHFHDIQQLLNVLHRLREQGNTIVVIEHNLDVIKTADWIIDLGPEGGNGGGEIIAQGTPEDIVDVLGSHTAHFLKPMLER; encoded by the coding sequence ATGGACAATATCGACGTCAGAGGCGCGCGCACGCACAACCTCAAAAACATCAACCTCACCATCCCTCGCGACAAGCTGATCGTGATCACTGGCCTGTCTGGTTCCGGCAAGTCATCATTGGCTTTCGATACCTTATACGCAGAAGGCCAGCGCCGCTACGTTGAATCCTTGTCAGCGTATGCACGCCAGTTTCTTTCCTTGATGGAAAAACCCGATGTTGACCATATTGAGGGCCTGTCGCCTGCCATCTCGATAGAGCAAAAGTCCACCTCGCACAATCCACGCTCAACGGTCGGCACCATCACTGAAGTGTATGATTACCTGCGCTTGCTCTATGCCCGTGTCGGTGAGCCACGCTGTCCCACTCATGATGTGACCTTGGCCGCTCAGACCATTAGTCAGATGGTCGATAAAGTGCTTGCGCTGCCAGAGGGCAGCAAGCTGATGCTGCTCGCGCCAATCATTAAAAACCGTAAAGGGGAGCATGTTAAGACCCTTGAGAACCTCGCCGCGCAGGGATTTATCCGTGCAAGGATCAATGGCGAAGTGTGCGATCTGTCGGATCCGCCGACACTCGAGCTGCAGAAAAAGCACACCATTGAGGTGGTGGTCGACCGCTTTAAAGTGCGCGATGATCAGCAACAGCGTTTGGCCGAGTCTTTTGAGACCGCGCTCGAACTCACCGGCGGCAGCGCGGTGATCAGTTGGATGGACGGTGAAGGGGAAGAGATCATCTTTTCCGCCAACTTTGCCTGCCCACACTGCGGTTACAGCATGCAAGAGCTTGAACCTCGCCTGTTCTCCTTTAATAATCCAGCCGGTGCCTGTGGTACCTGTGACGGCTTGGGGGTGCAACAATATTTTGACCCTAAACGCGTGATTCAAAACCCAGCGGTTAGCTTGGCGGGGGGCGCGATCCGCGGCTGGGATCGACGTAATTTTTATTACTTCCAAATGCTACGCTCGCTGTCTGAGCATTACGGGTTTGATTTGGAAGAGCCATGGCAGGATCTCTCCGGCACCATTCAGGACATTCTCTTGTATGGGTCAGGGCCGAAAGAGATCGAGTTCAAATACGTCAACGATCGGGGCGATATTCGTGTACGCAAACATCCGTTTGAGGGGATCCTCAACAATATGGAGCGTCGCTACCGTGACACCGAATCGAATGCCGTGCGCGATGAACTGGCCAAATATATCGCTACTAAACCCTGTGCCAGCTGCGGTGGCTCACGCTTACGCCAAGAAGCTCGTCACGTGTTTATCGACGGCCACAATCTACCCGAGATTTGTGAGCTGAGCATTCAACAGGCGCTGGACTTCTTTGAACAACTGACCTTGACCGGGCAACGCGCCAAGATTGCCGAAAAGGTGATGAAAGAGATCCATGACCGGCTACGGTTTTTGGTCAATGTGGGGCTTAACTACCTGAATTTATCGCGCAGTGCCGATACCCTCTCTGGCGGTGAAGCACAGCGTATTCGACTGGCCAGCCAAATTGGCGCGGGCTTGGTGGGCGTCATGTACGTCCTGGATGAGCCCTCTATTGGCCTGCACCAGCGTGACAATGCCCGCTTGCTTGACACCTTGGAGCACCTGCGCGATCTAGGGAACACCGTGATGGTGGTCGAGCATGACGAAGATGCCATACGTGCAGCCGATTACATCATTGATATTGGCCCGGGGGCCGGGGCACATGGGGGCCACATTGTTGCCGAAGGCAGTTTAGAGGACATACTCGCCAGTGAGTCGTCACTGACAGGCCAGTATCTAAGTGGCAAGCAAGCCATCGAGGTTCCCGCAAAGCGTATTGAGCGCGATCCGAACAAAATGTTGACCCTGAAAGGGGCAACGGGCAACAACCTGAAAAACGTTGATCTCCACCTACCTGTCGGACTCCTTACCTGCGTGACGGGTGTGTCAGGCTCAGGCAAGTCAACGCTTATCAATGACACCTTCTTTAAAGTCGCCCACCAGCAATTGAACGGCGCGACCACCGCTGATCCCGCGCCGTATCAATCGATTGATGGCTTGGGGCACTTTGATAAGGTGATCGATATTGACCAAAGTCCTATTGGCCGTACCCCACGCTCAAACCCAGCCACTTATACGGGGATCTTTACCCCGATCCGTGAGCTGTTTGCCGGCACGCAAGAAGCGCGTGCGCGCGGCTATAAAGTGGGTCGCTTCAGCTTTAACGTGCGCGGCGGTCGCTGTGAAGCCTGCCAAGGGGATGGCGTAATCAAAGTGGAAATGCATTTCTTACCCGATGTGTATGTGCCTTGTGATGTGTGTAAAGGCAAGCGTTATAACCGGGAAACATTGGAAGTACGCTATAAAGGCAAGACCATCGATGAAGTCCTTGAGATGACTGTCGAGGACGCGCGTGAGTTTTTCGACGCCGTGCCCGCGATCAAGCGCAAGCTACAGACGTTGATGGATGTGGGCCTGAGCTATATTCGTCTAGGCCAAGCCGCCACCACCTTATCGGGCGGTGAAGCACAGCGGGTTAAGTTAGCCCGAGAGTTGTCTAAACGGGATACGGGTAAAACGCTCTACATCCTCGATGAGCCGACCACAGGGCTTCATTTCCATGATATTCAACAACTGCTTAATGTCTTGCATCGCTTGCGTGAACAGGGCAACACTATCGTGGTGATTGAGCATAATCTGGATGTGATAAAAACCGCGGACTGGATCATCGACTTAGGACCTGAGGGCGGTAACGGCGGCGGTGAAATCATCGCGCAAGGTACGCCAGAAGACATCGTCGATGTTTTGGGTAGCCACACCGCTCACTTCCTCAAACCTATGTTGGAGCGATAA
- the metH gene encoding methionine synthase — protein sequence MDRLTQQLRDRILVIDGGMGTMIQGLALSEADYRGQRFKDWHCDVKGNNDLLVLTQPDKIASLHSDYLAAGADIIETNTFNATQIAMADYDMQALSAEINGAAARLAREVADSWTAKTPDKPRFVAGVLGPTNRTCSISPDVNDPGFRNVSFDQLVDVYAESTEALIDGGVDIIMLETIFDTLNAKACAFAVEKVFDARGFRLPIMISGTITDASGRTLSGQTTAAFYHSLRHVEPLSFGLNCALGPAELRQYVKELSDICEGFVSVHPNAGLPNAFGEYDLSPEQMATHIDEWAASGFINLVGGCCGTTPEHIQAISDAVKKHAPRSLPDHPVACRLSGLEPLTINADSLFVNVGERTNVTGSARFKRLIVEEQYDEALEVALQQVENGAQIIDINMDEGMLDAEKAMVRFLNLCAAEPDIARVPVMIDSSKWEVIEAGLKCIQGKGIVNSISLKEGEEAFLHQARLVRRYGAAVIVMAFDEQGQADTQERKVEICTRAYHLLVEQVGFPPEDIIFDPNIFAVATGIDEHNNYAVDFINAVADIKQTLPHAMISGGVSNVSFSFRGNNPVREAIHAVFLYHCIKNGMDMGIVNAGQLAIYDDLSESLRLAVEDVVLNKDDGATERLLDIADSYRDSGESEVAETAEWRSWPVEKRLEHALVKGITEFIVEDTELARAAASKPLEVIEGPLMAGMNVVGDLFGEGKMFLPQVVKSARVMKQAVAYLEPYINAEKQQGQTNGKILLATVKGDVHDIGKNIVGVVLQCNNFEIIDLGVMVPTDKILSVAREENVDIIGLSGLITPSLDEMVNVAKEMERQGFDIPLLIGGATTSKAHTAVKIEQHYHAPVVYVPNASRAVGVCSSLLSETQRPDFVARLAKDYAAVREQHQRKTPRTAPVSLEQARDNKWQTDWANYVPPQPVKPGVHVYDDVSIATLRQYIDWTPFFMTWSLSGKFPAILDHELVGEEARRLYQDANAWLDRFEAEGLVAAKGVCGLFPANSIDDDIEVYGDGSRQATLTVLNHLRQQTKKPRGANYCLSDFIAPTSSGQPDWIGAFAVTGGIGEYALAEEYKAKGDDYNAIMIQAVADRLAEAFAEYLHQQIRITLWGYAPDETLDNDALIREQYQGIRPAPGYAACPEHSEKGKIWQLLSVEAHTGMTLTESYAMWPGASVSGWYFSHPESRYFAVAKIQNDQRDSYAARKGWSSEEAEKWLGPNLNG from the coding sequence ATGGACCGACTAACACAGCAACTGCGCGACCGTATTCTAGTGATCGATGGTGGCATGGGCACCATGATCCAAGGTTTGGCACTGAGCGAAGCCGATTATCGTGGCCAACGTTTTAAAGATTGGCACTGTGATGTGAAAGGCAATAATGATCTCTTGGTGCTGACGCAGCCTGATAAGATCGCTTCGCTACACAGTGATTATCTGGCGGCGGGCGCGGACATTATTGAAACCAACACCTTTAACGCCACCCAAATCGCGATGGCTGATTACGACATGCAGGCGCTGAGTGCGGAAATCAACGGCGCGGCAGCTCGGCTTGCGCGTGAGGTTGCTGATTCGTGGACGGCGAAAACGCCGGATAAACCCCGTTTTGTCGCGGGCGTGTTAGGGCCGACGAACCGAACGTGTTCAATCTCTCCAGACGTGAATGACCCGGGCTTTCGCAATGTCAGCTTTGATCAGTTAGTCGACGTGTATGCCGAGTCCACCGAAGCGCTCATTGACGGCGGTGTTGATATCATCATGTTGGAGACCATTTTTGATACCTTGAATGCCAAAGCCTGTGCATTTGCGGTTGAAAAGGTCTTTGATGCCCGCGGTTTTCGCTTACCCATTATGATCTCCGGCACCATCACTGATGCGTCTGGACGCACCTTATCCGGACAAACCACCGCCGCTTTTTATCACTCGTTGCGTCATGTCGAACCACTGTCGTTTGGCTTAAACTGCGCACTTGGGCCAGCTGAATTGCGCCAGTATGTCAAAGAGCTGAGCGACATTTGTGAGGGCTTTGTCTCCGTCCACCCCAATGCGGGGTTGCCCAACGCCTTTGGCGAGTATGATCTTTCTCCCGAACAGATGGCGACACACATTGATGAGTGGGCGGCGTCTGGCTTTATCAATTTGGTCGGTGGTTGTTGTGGCACCACGCCTGAGCATATTCAAGCGATTAGCGACGCGGTGAAAAAACATGCGCCACGCTCTCTGCCTGACCACCCTGTGGCCTGTCGCTTATCTGGGCTCGAGCCCCTGACCATTAATGCCGATAGCTTGTTCGTTAACGTGGGTGAGCGCACCAATGTGACTGGCTCAGCACGCTTTAAACGCTTAATCGTTGAAGAGCAATACGACGAAGCGCTGGAAGTGGCATTGCAGCAAGTGGAAAACGGCGCCCAAATCATCGATATCAATATGGATGAAGGCATGTTGGATGCCGAAAAGGCCATGGTGCGCTTCCTCAATTTATGCGCGGCCGAGCCGGATATTGCCCGTGTGCCTGTGATGATTGACTCCTCTAAATGGGAAGTGATTGAAGCTGGCCTAAAGTGCATTCAAGGGAAAGGCATCGTCAATTCTATTTCGCTCAAAGAAGGAGAAGAGGCTTTTCTTCACCAAGCACGTTTAGTCCGTCGTTATGGCGCGGCGGTGATCGTGATGGCGTTTGACGAACAAGGTCAAGCCGATACTCAAGAGCGGAAAGTGGAAATCTGTACGCGCGCTTATCATCTTCTGGTCGAGCAAGTCGGCTTTCCACCGGAAGACATTATTTTCGATCCTAATATTTTTGCGGTTGCCACCGGCATTGATGAGCATAATAACTACGCGGTCGATTTCATCAACGCGGTGGCCGATATTAAACAAACCCTGCCGCATGCCATGATCTCGGGCGGCGTCTCCAATGTGTCGTTTTCGTTTCGAGGCAACAACCCCGTCCGCGAGGCCATTCATGCGGTGTTTTTGTATCACTGCATCAAAAATGGCATGGACATGGGGATCGTCAACGCCGGTCAATTGGCGATTTATGATGATTTATCCGAGTCTTTGCGCCTAGCAGTGGAAGATGTGGTGCTCAACAAAGACGATGGGGCGACAGAGCGTTTGCTGGACATCGCCGACAGCTATCGCGATAGCGGGGAGAGCGAGGTCGCAGAAACTGCAGAGTGGCGTAGTTGGCCAGTGGAAAAGCGCCTTGAACATGCACTGGTCAAAGGCATTACCGAGTTTATTGTTGAAGATACCGAGCTGGCTCGCGCCGCGGCAAGTAAACCTCTAGAAGTGATTGAAGGCCCGTTGATGGCAGGCATGAACGTGGTCGGGGACTTGTTTGGTGAAGGCAAGATGTTCCTGCCACAAGTGGTGAAGTCGGCACGGGTGATGAAGCAGGCAGTGGCCTACCTTGAGCCCTACATCAATGCTGAAAAGCAGCAAGGACAGACCAATGGCAAGATCTTGCTCGCCACGGTCAAAGGGGATGTGCATGACATTGGCAAAAACATTGTTGGTGTGGTGCTGCAATGTAATAACTTCGAGATTATTGATCTCGGCGTGATGGTGCCGACCGATAAAATCCTGTCGGTGGCCCGAGAAGAAAACGTCGATATTATTGGTTTATCAGGCCTGATTACCCCATCGTTAGATGAGATGGTGAACGTGGCGAAAGAGATGGAACGTCAAGGGTTTGATATTCCTCTACTTATTGGCGGTGCGACCACGTCCAAAGCCCATACCGCGGTGAAAATTGAGCAGCATTACCATGCGCCCGTGGTCTATGTGCCCAACGCGTCACGTGCGGTTGGGGTATGCTCATCGTTATTATCCGAGACGCAGCGACCGGATTTTGTAGCCCGTTTAGCTAAAGACTATGCGGCGGTACGTGAGCAGCACCAGCGTAAAACCCCGCGCACGGCACCAGTATCCCTTGAGCAGGCGCGCGACAATAAGTGGCAAACGGACTGGGCAAACTATGTGCCTCCGCAACCGGTGAAGCCGGGCGTCCATGTTTACGATGATGTCTCGATAGCGACCTTACGTCAGTATATCGACTGGACACCCTTCTTTATGACTTGGTCACTCAGTGGCAAATTCCCGGCGATTTTGGATCACGAACTGGTGGGTGAGGAAGCGCGTCGTTTGTACCAGGACGCCAATGCTTGGCTCGATCGTTTCGAGGCAGAAGGCTTGGTGGCGGCAAAAGGGGTGTGTGGCCTCTTTCCTGCCAATAGCATTGATGATGATATTGAGGTCTATGGGGATGGGTCTCGCCAAGCGACGCTCACCGTACTGAACCACTTGCGGCAGCAAACGAAAAAGCCACGTGGTGCCAACTATTGCTTGTCGGACTTTATTGCGCCAACAAGCAGTGGCCAGCCGGATTGGATTGGCGCATTTGCGGTCACAGGTGGTATTGGCGAATATGCCTTGGCGGAAGAATACAAAGCGAAAGGGGATGATTATAACGCGATCATGATCCAGGCGGTCGCCGATAGACTCGCAGAAGCCTTTGCAGAGTACCTCCATCAGCAAATTCGGATCACCTTGTGGGGCTATGCGCCCGATGAGACGCTCGATAACGACGCGCTGATCCGCGAGCAATACCAAGGAATCCGGCCAGCGCCGGGTTATGCCGCCTGTCCTGAACACAGTGAGAAAGGCAAAATTTGGCAATTGCTATCGGTAGAAGCGCATACGGGGATGACACTCACTGAAAGCTACGCGATGTGGCCGGGGGCGTCAGTCTCAGGTTGGTATTTTTCCCATCCTGAGTCACGTTACTTTGCGGTGGCGAAGATCCAAAACGATCAGCGAGACAGCTATGCAGCACGCAAAGGGTGGAGCAGCGAAGAAGCGGAAAAATGGCTCGGGCCGAACTTAAACGGCTAA
- the lysC gene encoding lysine-sensitive aspartokinase 3, whose product MRPLPSISVAKFGGTSVGTLAAMQQSAAVIEQNPQTRLIVISACAGVTNHLVALAKGISDPNARQAKLDAIHAIHQAILQQLPDCQNTQTAVEHWHLAIAEYAEKAAVTPDSALTDALVACGELISTHIFTHLLNSRGMATIRADARELLRTDSQFGCAQPDPQQTRTQCHDQLLPHLATHRVVTQGFIGADAHGQTTTLGRGGSDYSAALFAEAVDAESLAIWTDVPGIYTTDPRIADQARPISEISFSEASEMATFGAKILHPSTLVPAVRQHIPVFVGAASAPEQGGTWIREQAHSAPLFRAVALRRNQTMVTLTSLNMFHAYGFLAKVFEVLARFEISVDLITTSEVSVALTLDQTNTQGDAPQLPEAAIAELTQLCHVEICENLAVVALIGNDMNHTAGATAPVFSALAQHKLRMICYGASNHNVCVVVEDDDATQVVQRLHADLFE is encoded by the coding sequence GTGAGGCCATTACCATCAATTTCAGTCGCTAAGTTTGGCGGCACCAGTGTCGGGACGCTAGCGGCGATGCAGCAAAGCGCCGCTGTTATCGAGCAAAACCCGCAAACCCGTTTAATCGTGATCAGTGCGTGCGCCGGTGTGACCAATCATTTGGTCGCGCTGGCAAAAGGGATCAGCGACCCTAACGCGCGCCAAGCCAAATTAGACGCCATTCATGCCATTCACCAAGCCATATTGCAGCAACTTCCTGATTGCCAAAACACGCAAACAGCCGTCGAACACTGGCATCTCGCCATTGCCGAGTATGCCGAAAAAGCAGCTGTCACCCCGGATTCGGCCTTAACCGATGCGTTGGTAGCCTGCGGCGAGCTGATCTCGACCCATATTTTCACCCATTTACTCAACAGCCGAGGTATGGCAACAATACGGGCCGATGCGCGTGAATTGCTGCGCACCGACAGCCAGTTTGGCTGTGCCCAGCCTGACCCACAGCAGACGCGAACACAGTGCCACGACCAATTGCTTCCGCATTTAGCCACACACCGAGTGGTCACCCAAGGGTTTATCGGCGCGGATGCCCACGGACAAACCACCACCTTAGGCCGTGGTGGTAGCGACTACAGTGCCGCACTGTTCGCCGAAGCCGTGGACGCAGAGAGTTTGGCCATTTGGACCGATGTACCGGGGATTTATACCACCGACCCGCGGATTGCCGACCAAGCGCGCCCAATCAGTGAAATTAGTTTTAGCGAAGCCTCAGAAATGGCCACGTTTGGTGCCAAAATCCTGCACCCATCCACCTTAGTGCCTGCAGTGCGCCAACATATTCCTGTGTTTGTCGGGGCTGCGAGCGCGCCTGAGCAAGGCGGCACCTGGATCCGCGAACAAGCGCACTCGGCACCGCTGTTTCGTGCCGTCGCCTTACGACGAAACCAAACCATGGTGACACTGACCAGCTTAAACATGTTCCATGCATATGGCTTTTTGGCCAAAGTATTTGAGGTTTTGGCACGATTTGAAATCTCGGTGGACTTGATCACCACCTCAGAGGTCAGTGTCGCTTTAACCCTTGATCAAACCAACACTCAGGGCGACGCACCGCAGCTGCCAGAAGCGGCTATCGCCGAGCTGACCCAGTTATGTCATGTCGAGATCTGCGAGAACCTGGCGGTGGTGGCGCTGATTGGCAATGATATGAATCATACTGCTGGCGCGACAGCGCCGGTGTTCAGTGCCTTAGCACAACACAAACTACGCATGATTTGCTACGGTGCCAGCAACCACAATGTCTGTGTTGTGGTTGAAGATGACGATGCCACCCAGGTGGTGCAGCGGTTACACGCGGACTTATTTGAGTGA
- a CDS encoding pyridoxal-phosphate-dependent aminotransferase family protein, whose amino-acid sequence MARAISDIQSFQPVARTLMGPGPSDIYPSVLQSLSKPTLGHLDPLFIGMMDEVKQLLQYAFQTENPFTIAVSAPGSAGMEACFVNLVEPGDTVIVCRNGVFGDRMRENVERCGAHAVMVDDAWGDPVNPEKVEAALKAHPEASIVAFVHAETSTGACSDAQALATLAREHGCLTIVDAVTSLGGVPLKVDEWQLDAVYSGSQKCLSCVPGLSPVTFSPRAIEKMQARTHKVQSWFLDQSLVLGYWSGDGKRSYHHTAPVNSLYALHEALLRLYQEGIENAWQRHRTMHQRLKAGLDNLGIGFVVDEPYRLPQLNAVYIPEGVDDAAVRQHLLNTYNLEIGAGLGDLAGKAWRIGLMGYGARDENIALCLKALEEALR is encoded by the coding sequence ATGGCTCGTGCAATTTCCGATATTCAGTCTTTTCAACCTGTCGCTCGCACACTGATGGGGCCAGGCCCTTCTGACATTTATCCATCGGTGCTGCAATCATTGAGTAAGCCGACATTAGGGCATCTTGATCCCTTATTCATTGGCATGATGGATGAGGTCAAGCAGCTACTGCAGTACGCTTTTCAAACCGAAAATCCGTTTACCATTGCGGTCTCTGCCCCCGGGAGTGCGGGGATGGAAGCCTGTTTTGTCAATTTGGTGGAGCCTGGTGACACAGTGATCGTGTGTCGCAATGGCGTGTTTGGCGACCGGATGCGAGAAAACGTGGAGCGTTGTGGCGCACACGCGGTGATGGTTGATGATGCTTGGGGCGATCCGGTCAATCCTGAAAAGGTTGAAGCGGCTTTGAAGGCGCACCCGGAGGCTAGCATTGTCGCATTTGTCCATGCTGAGACGTCCACAGGCGCTTGCTCAGATGCACAGGCCCTTGCCACCTTGGCGCGCGAGCATGGCTGCCTCACTATTGTCGATGCGGTGACCTCGCTCGGTGGCGTGCCGTTGAAAGTCGATGAATGGCAGTTGGATGCGGTTTACTCAGGCAGTCAGAAGTGCTTATCGTGTGTGCCGGGCTTATCGCCCGTGACATTCTCGCCCCGTGCAATAGAAAAAATGCAGGCGCGCACTCACAAGGTGCAAAGCTGGTTTCTCGACCAAAGTTTGGTGTTGGGGTATTGGAGCGGCGACGGCAAACGTAGCTACCACCATACGGCACCCGTGAATAGTTTATATGCCTTACATGAAGCCCTGCTTAGATTGTATCAAGAAGGGATTGAAAACGCGTGGCAGCGCCACCGCACGATGCATCAGCGTTTGAAAGCGGGATTAGACAACCTAGGAATTGGCTTTGTGGTCGATGAACCCTATCGTTTGCCCCAGCTTAACGCCGTTTATATTCCTGAGGGCGTGGATGATGCCGCCGTGCGCCAGCATCTTCTCAACACCTATAACTTGGAAATTGGCGCAGGACTGGGCGATCTCGCCGGCAAAGCCTGGCGGATCGGCTTAATGGGCTATGGCGCAAGGGATGAGAACATTGCCCTGTGTCTTAAAGCCCTTGAAGAGGCATTACGCTAG